GACGCACAAAACAAGCTGTAAGTAcatgtgagaagaaaaaaaaatgtacttgtgttcaagaaaatattttaaaactggACTTTTCAATAGCAGACTTAATTGCTCTGCTGTGTATCAGCCATTAATTACAGTCCAGTAGATAAATGCAACACTTAGAAAAGTTCAAGAGTCTCAACATAATTAACAACGCTGCCACACACGCTGCCTGCTTACCTGTGTGCATTATGATATGGGTCACCTCCGCTGTTACCTGGGAGACCACACGGCCTCCGACTTGCTTGGCAAACTTTTTCACCATTAtctgtggatgacatcatctgaTAGGTTAATGCATGCTCACGACGCACAGCGCTGGATAAACGCGTTCGTTAGCTGAACGGGTCACCTGTTCACTGGGGCCTAATCCAGATGACACTAGCACCACCTTGGCTTTACTTCGATCTCTCACAGGAgtgtcattttctttgtcttcttgcCCATCTGATCGCAAACCGTTGCTCTTTAATGTTTTGGCTGCTGAGGTTGAACTAAGTGTCACGGAGGCTCCGGTGGTTTTTACACTCGGCGCCGTGTGTGTGGAGTGCTGcgctgctgaaaaaaacaaaacaatagttaGACCCTAATCTGATCAGATGAAATTTAAGATAGGGTGGCAAAAGGGGTGGAAAACTTTTCAGGAAGTTTCAATGAGAAGTTAAGCTGAGGAattttggaaactttccatgggaattacAGGAATAAACTGAAATTGAAGGTAAGTCGTATGTAGTCTTACCTGgctctgcagtgctgctgtgctTTGACGCACTGTGCTGGGCGACCACTTTGTCCTCAGACGGCTCTCGTTCTGCTTCTGGAACAATTTTcctgcaaacaaaaaacactgacttACTTACGgacttaaattattattatttcattattttctgactgaAATCTGCCAGATACTTTCATATCTTACCAGCGTCTGGCTGATTTGGCTGGCGCTAATTTCCTACCCTGACTGAGATGCATCGAGAGCGACGTTGACAGGCGAATGATAATCGAAACATGAGGCCGGTGAAGATTCACGCCTCTGCTTGTCgagtaaacacacacttgaGTAAAGTCAATATTTGGTTGCAGTCACTGACTGGCACAATGAGATGTTAGACTGTTTGGCTATAAAACCATGGGCTGTCTTGTCTGCATGTTTAGGGTCATTATGTGCTCCTTAAAGCTGAATAACAGTAATCTAACCTCATAGTCATTGTTTGAAATCAAATACGCTGGAGCAGAGCCCAAAGTAATCAAGAACACAACAATCCTTACACTCTTGGTGCAGTTGTATTAATTAGGCAGTTGTAAATGGATCAGAACTCTGTAATGACAGAAACTCAATATGCAATTACTCGTGTCTTTTGTTATCAGCAGATTACAAGCTATTCTGTAACTTCTGTGAATAAAGTTTTGGAAGTTCACtccctttgttttcttttttgggggtCGTTTCTTCACTCAAAAGGCTCCTGAAATACTGACAGCTGGCAGCGAGCCTACATTTAAATTACCTGCACCAAAGTGATAATAGCTCACTGAAAAACTTGTCATACATTCCAAAGCCGACCATTCTTTGCCGATTTCACCGGCGCGCTCTTGAAGTGTGCGCTTTTTAATTTAGAACTTGTATAGCTGAGGCcttctgtgttttcatctgctgtctttttccatttctcccttcctctcGCCTGGAGGACAGCACTTAGAACTCTGCAATGCGAGAGGttgggggggagaggaggaggcagtcAAGCAGGAGAGATAAATTACTGGGGCGACACAAGTTTCCCTCTAAGTGCTCTAAATGACATATAAGATGCAGCCAGTAATGACTTTTTTATTCTCCACAGCATAAGCAGATTCTGGGTTCATTAGTGAGATTATCCGCCTGTCCTCTTGAGATGCATCACCCTCTGAGCCCCAAACTagcaacatacacacacacacatagacacacgcTGACTTTCTCCTTCAGTTACAGACTGAAAGAGACCAATTACATGCCACTTGCTCCAGTTATTGTTCTGCCTAATATGGCAGCATTGAAATATAGctccatttaaaatgtattaacaaTGTATACAACCCTCCGAGGAGATAAATACAACGCGCTCAGGCAGATATTATTTCAttagatttcttcttcttttttttttttttactgaagtcAGGTTTGACTTTAAGGATTGTCACGGCAGATTGTTCAAGTGgtccaaagacaaacaacaaaaaacactcaggTTAACCGTTTCCCCCATTTCACATCTTTATGTTAAGACAGCTGCTCTttgcagcttcatattaaatGGTCAGACATGAGAGTGTAATCGATGGCATCATCCAATTTTCCACCAGAAAATGTAGAAGCTTATTTCACCAAATGAACTATTgctttaaagtccatgtaaagtaagatgAAATATCTGTTCTGGGTTTGTCAGAGcgaagaagaaagtgttattaaccacccagccaaatttgaatgattaaacaTGTTGGCaaatttatgaaattaggtgtcaaaatcaggtaaaaaagagcagtattctcagctccaggactgtggtggcgtgtccactgaatgtgctaAAGCCACGCCCACTGGTGGGAGCAGTCGAGCAGCAACTTTGAAGCGACtcaaacgtgtcagatgagttcagaaaatgacatgactaactttgaaacactctgagccagatgaattcatctctatctctctgcttgGGGTGCAGGGGtgtgctcagggtggcctcagtgtgtcatcgagccaccctttaaggaccgcccccaaaatcctgaaaactaGCGaaaaactccacatttcagtaatatatccttcaaagtcttttcacatgtttttagcaactatttcccaacatatttaatgtattttcaaaGAAATCTTAGAATTTAAAGTCACGTGTACTTTGCAGGCAATGACAGTTACCGCAAATCCAAAACGGATGCACCTCATCAAAGGTCGCAGATTGACAAATCTCTTTATCACTTTGAATGACCGTATTATCAGAAAACGCAAGTGCACTTAGTGCTAACTGTCTTTAGttacaaatgtttcaaagtGGCTCCAAACTGGTTTTCAATTCCTGTGAATTGTTTATCCGTGACGTTATCAGCTTCTTCAATCATTTCCTGAAAGCTGCAAACAATGACTTAATGTTGGGAGGTAAGCTTTCATGTTAGACAAGTCACAcgcatatttactgtatgtgcttattttgtcctttgttgatgtttttcatgtttgactTTTAGAATTACACAAAGTCCAGTCTCTACCATGTTTTACTTACTGGTCTGAACCTTGGCTTATGTCCTCGTCACACTCTAGGGGCCTGTGAGCGTCTGGGCCTGAGGACACAAAACAATTTTTAGCTCTCAATAATTTCACTAAAAACAAAGACTTGAGTTGGGCGTTTGCTGAGAACTGATATATTATCctcagaggaaggaagaaaaaaagttagaaaTCGAGTATCTTTGGACTGATCTGTACTTCCAAATTACTTGTTTCATCCAAACCAACAGTTCAAAGCCCAGAGATATTCAATTCAATATCACAGATAATGAAATCAGCAAATATTCATCTTGGAGAGGCTGGAGCCGATGAATCGTTGGTGTTTTTGCTTAGAAAATGTCATCATCAATCATGTCAGGTCGAGACGTTGCCTTGCCTGCTCACCTGTGAGTTTGCTGCTCTGGTTGGTTTTTGAGATGACTTCTTTAGCGGGGCTGTCTTCTTTCTCCTGAAGCACCTCCGTCACCAGAGCCATCAACTTCTCCAACCTCAACAGCTCCTTCTGCATTTCTACCTTTTgctgaaaacaagagaaaacaaagtaaagTAGAACATATTATAATTACAGATGAGTCAGACACTTTAATAAAAGCACAGGGAGGGAAGAGGGTTGAGAGGAAAGGGAGAGCAGAAGTGCAGCATTTACTacgaaaataaataaataaaattatacagATACTGGCTGCACATTTGCACTGAGGTATGAAAACAATAACTGTCAATAAGTGAGGAGGGACCTCGGTTAGAGCCGGTTAGTCATTATAGGAAGGGACTGGGTGTTTTTGCAGCCTGACAGCTTTTAGTGAGCAGAATAAGAGATTGTGAAGGTGATTATATAAAATTTAAAGGAGTGACAACAGCTTTTTCAACTGGTGATTTTGACGAACGGTCTAATGGTTTAAAAGTACGCTTAGCGTCGCTGAACTAACACTTTCTAACACTTTTGAATTTCATCCTGCGCGACGACATTGATTatgtatacagacacacaaacgggATGCGTAATGATACCAAAAACCTCCCAGGTCCCTTTCTAAGAAACCCCAGGGTGTGAAACTTGAAGTCCCCAGTCAAATACAGTCGACAGATAAAAGTGAGAGCGCTGGAAGATGGATGAGGCAGAAAACAAGAATCATCTCCTAGGCGGCATTTCCTCTAACGTAAATGAAATGCAATTTAGAAAGCTGCTGAGAGGGACATTTTTTACCGAGCGAGGTAGTCTGTCATCCAGGAACTGACAGTTAGGTTTGGGAAAGTGCGGTGGCTGCCCTCTCTGGGGCGTAACGTGACAGTGCATTGCTGGGAGTATCATGCAACCAGGTAATGCTGAACAGACAGGCAAGACTTAATTATATATCAGATAGAAAgttctgtgtttaaaatgagGGGAAATCTTTAATCACAGATTGTCCACACAAAGAATTAGATGTTATTTTTCTACAACAGATTGTGTATTTATACTGCTGTGCATAAAACATAATCATATTTACCTGTGTAACAAGGACTTCGCTTGAAAATTGTGATGACTCCACAGTGGGGTCATTTACTGGGACTTCACCTGTAGAGAagaaataataatctaattGCTTTGTGTTTAAATGCTCACAAATTCTCACAGCAGGAGACAACAGAGTAAGCATCTTTGGCAGATTAGCAATAAATGAGATGTTTGTATTGCTTAATCTCAGCAGGATACAAAACCAAAGccttattaaaatataaatatataaatatttagttACTGAGAATCAACTTACATTCATCTGGCGTGCCAAACAAGTCCACAGATGCTTGGCTGGAATGAACACAGTCAGGGCTGGGGCAAGCAGATGGGCGGCTCACACGTTCTGCTCCACCAGCTGTGACACCTtcacatctgtttgtttcacCGGCATGTCCCTGATCCTCGGTCGCAGCAGAGGGAGGCGCTGACGTGCGGAAAATCTCGGTCAAAGGCGGTAATTCCTCTCCAGTGCAATCTGACGAATCGGATGACGACTCGAGCCTCTGAgccctcgtcctcttcctcttctgtggCATGCTCTGGATGGACGAATGGACGCTGAGCTCTCCTGACTTTGTGTCAGGGATAACCTCTTTAACTCCATCAGGAGTTAAAGATGACTCTGCGTTTGAAATATGTCCAGCTGCGCTGACTGAATGTTTCCCACTGGAACTGCACCCTGAGAtgttctctctcatctcctccttcatGGAACAATCAAGCTggttctctgtgggttcatttAACTCCTCGGGCTCAGCGACTGTGAGGCAGAGCCCAGAATTTACTACATGAGGCacaacagaaagaggaggactTTCTATTTCACGTGTTGACACTTTATTAGGAGGAAGGGGACTACTAGCGCTATTCCTGGAGACAACAGAGTTGTCCTCATCTGAACAACTATCAGGGTTGGAGGCTTCTACCACCACTTGATCTGGTTTCTCCGCAGCTTTTCTTCTCAGGCCGGGTGAGTTAGAAGGTGGGATCAAATTGCTACAAGATGAGTCTTCATTGTCTCTGAATGCCTCTTGGTTGGTGATTTCGGATATCTTTGTGTTTATCTGATCTTTCGCAGATTCAACACTGGGTCGAACACACTGGTTCTTATCGGCTTCACCGTTTTCTTGGTCTGAACTACGGCTCCTTTTCACATTTGGACCACCGAGATGGAAAGATTTCCTTTTGGTGGCTTTGAAGCTCCTGAGCAGTTGTTCTGTGTCCACCTCACTGTCGTTCTTATCCTCCTCGTTTTCTATTCCAGCACGTTTAGTCTCAGTTTCCAACTGAACACTGTTTGGGAATTGAACTGTTGGACATTCAAGTGTTGGATCTACCACAGATGCTTCAGCTGGACTTGTAGAGTTTGGCACCACAGGGACATAACAAGCAGCAGTAGCTTCAGACAAAGCTTCAGCATTTGGCACTTCAGCAATAGACTCTTCAGCATCTTCTGTTCGTCTCAAATAAGACGCTCTCTCATCAGACTCCATGTCTTCTATCCCACCTAAATCTTCGTCATAAACACACCCGTTTCTTTCAGCCACCTTCTTCATGTTTCCTTTCTTATCCGACGTTCCACCTTTAGCATCCTCAGATTGCTTTGCAACATTGCTGTCTTTCTCAGGTATCTTGCCTTTGACGTTTGCTTTTTTTGGCTCTTCCTTGACTTCCTCCGCGAAGACTTGAAGTCTTTTACTCCTCCTTGTGCTCCTCGTGACAGGGATTTCTTGGTCCTCACTGCTGGCGTAATGCTCAATATGAACTTGAACTTCTGACCTTGGTCTGGTCTCAGGACTGGTTTCTCCATTTTGAACTCCAACCAAAACAAGGGGGTTCGGCACTCTAGCAGGCTTGCCCTTTTCCGACCTTATGTTTCTACCTTTCCTCTTGTCAGTTTTCTTTTGCTCTGCACTTTCTGGCTTTGCCTTAGCTTGATCTAGTAAATCACTGTCAACCTGCTGCAGAGTGTTACACCTCCTTTTCTTTGACTTCCTTTCTGGTTGCTGTTGGCAAATCTCTGACACAGGACAGGGAACCTCATCTTTGCTATTGTATTTTTCACTCTCTAGCAAACTGTTCAACTCTTCTCCATATTTGTTGATATCATTTTCCTCCATTGCCTGTTTTgattctttaaaaatgtcactgcaGGTGTCCTGTATGTCTTCGAtcatttgttgcttttcctCCATATCGCTTTCACTTTTATCTTCAGAACTAGTTTTCATGACAAAATCAGCAGCATCAACTGTTTCTGGTGTCGTTTTGTTAGTTTTCGGTggtttgacaaaaacattagGCGGAGAAGAAACAGTCCTGGTCCTTCTTCGATCTCTTTTGTAGACGGCTCCGAACACCTGCTCTTCAAGAGCTTTAGCATGACCCTCCCTTCTTTGATTCACATCACTATTGATTTTCTTGATATCTATTGTTGAAGTAGAAGAACAGCTGTCGGAGTCATCGCTGTCTTCGTTGGGTTTCTCCAACTCGAGACTTTCTTCAGTTGGAACTTTCATGAGCCACTCAGCAACTTTCTCTAAACTTTTCTTCCGTTTCTGATCAAGAATCTTGTCAGGCTCCGGATCCCTTTTCTGCTTCTTCCTTGAGGACTTTCTTAAAGGTTGGTGTTCGGTCTCGTCCAGAACTAAAGGTGGATGAAGAGAGGCTTTCTCCAATTTGGCAAACCTCATTTGGCCTCGAGTTTTGAATGTTGATGTTGCCTTTTCCACAACTTCTGAAATTTCTGTTTCCAATGATTCCAAATTATGTGTAGGGCTGTGCATTTTTTTATCAGAAGTCGGCGGCGCTTCTCCAAGGCCACTGTCCAGGCCTTCATTTTCTGTCGTCAAAGGACTTGTGTCTTCAAGGCCCATAAGTCTTGCAAATCCTTTCTGGGCTAAAAAGGGAACGGGGAAATTAAGAATAATTAattctaaaaacacattttcctatTACTATCTACCACTGCATACTACTACCAACCTTTAATTGAaagcatgaatgaaatgaaatgaaatgtgccAATTAATATAAAAAACCTCAAGATTGTACCTGCTACGGTTGAGGAGTGAGACTTTGGAAGATCATCACTGTTACCATTTTCCTTGTGGTCATGGACACTGCCAGGTGTATCTCCAGATAACATATCATCACGCTGTTTTGTAGTTTCAGCATCTGTGACTCTTTAAAGAGGAGAATATAGGTGCATATACAAGGTGAGCTGATATTATGAATAATTTATATACCATACGCTGCAAAAATTAAGCTATGAGAATGATTAAGTATCCCAACCACCCAGATAACAGCCCGTTCTCCCTGCTACAATCAGTGTATAGTAGGAGCTCacagaaatgtatttcagtATAATGAATCTTTCATGATtatatgtgataaataaattgaataataatgaaaaacttataataaaaactacatttgaattatttcaacTGACAGGTAAGTTAAGTGTTTATCAGTCAGATTTCTTACCCTGATTCTCCTTTCTGTTGGCACATTCCAGTAAAgtctaaaaacataaaaagcgATGTTGTTACATAATGTAAGTTCATTTTACAAAGCTACTGTAAGAAGTCTGTGACACAGTCTTACAGTTTGTCCCAGTGTCGCGTTCATATGCCTGTATCATATCCTGCAATCCTGCGACAAGTGTCTGAAACCCAGGGCTCTCCTGTAAGCTCCTGTGTGAGTTAAAGCAATAACACAtgtgttattttaatataagtattaaaaaataatcaatgttACACTGTCAGCTTGTTGATTTTGTCCAACCTTTTGGTTATCTTGGCTTTACACACTGGGCAGTTTGCCCTGTTTTGTTTGGCGTTGTCCAAAAGTTTCATCATACAAAATCtggtgaaaaagaaacacacacatattgtttaTGAgtgcatgtaaaaacaaaacaaaaacaaacaaacaaacagtttctttaacaaaagaagaagaaatcaaatgTTATGTACTTGCAAAATTGATGGTCACACTTCGTGGATACAGGTGTAGTCATTAAATCCAAGCTGCAGATTAAGAAATTATGAAGTAAAGTGGGTGACAGTTTTCCAGTTGTTGCTTTTAGAGCTTCTTCATCAGAATGACACTCACCATATGGGACACTGCAGAGTCTCCCAAAGGGCTGAAATCCCCTTTTTAACATCTTTGGCCTTTGGGGTTgtcattgtgattttaaaaaggctgtaaaatgaaaaatcagagcacacacagaggcggtaaacaacacaacactctCAAGCATAAAGTGAGAATGTTACCGGTAGAGTTGGCATTTGATGATATTTAATTTTCCTTATGgaaaacacaatttaattaAGTAAAGGTGAACATAGAAGCATGGtgtgtaaacagaaaaaactaAACCATTTACTCCCACACATTTAGATGTTAACTATAGTGTTACTTTGTCCTGTGAAATTAATTATATTGTTGAGCAATACAATGCATCCGTGTtgtctaaataacaaaacataaagatttaCTGCGACACGTTTCATTATCCTGTGACTGGAAATCGACTGGACAATGTGGTTTGGGGCCACAAGAGTCAAGGATGATCTTTATTATCCCAAAGGGGCAATTTGTGgtgcaacacaaacagaaacaacaaatagatgaacaataacacacacatgccacaaAATAATTGTGTGTACTGCTCACATGGAGCTGTGAAGGAGGCCGATGGTTCACACAACAAAcgaaatatactgtaaatatcatTATTGAATAAAGGTGTTCATTTTAActgcatgcaaatgtggagcgaggtggtggagtgatgggcagccagccagagcagcggcctgcgagcagttgggggttCGGCGTCATGCTCAAGGACACCTCAGCAGAGCCCAGGAGGTGATCAGGCACTTCTCTCATATTTTGTTCCATGCTGGactttttatcagtcattgtaattgtacaatatgttcgtgttgatttgttctgcacacgtgacatctattgcacgtctgtccgtcctgggagagagggatccctcctctgtggctcttcctgaggtttcttccaccttctgGGAGTGACCTTCGACAGTCACCTCAGGTttgacaaacacatcaacaacgtTGTCAGGACGAGTTTCTTCCAGTTGCGTCTCCTGgccaaagttaaaatgtttttaacccGTCACGACCTTGAGAAAGCCATCCATGCCTTAATAAGCTCAAGGTTATACtactgcaatgcactttatgtcAGCGTCTCCCAGTCTTCTCTCAGCCGCCTTCAActtgtgcaaaacgctgctgcccgtcttttaaccAACACCAACAGACGTGCGCCTATCTCTCCTGTTCTTAactcccttcattggcttcctgtcctttatagaattgattttacacttttaatatttgtttttaaagctcttaacgaCCTCGccccttcatatttatctgagcttttaactgtccgcaatcctggtagagctccgaggtctaaagatcaactttagctggaagtgcccaggtcaaaatacaaacactggggtgaccgagccttttccgttgccgcccccagactctggaataagctccccgtcgagatgcgtcttgtttctgacctgggcctttttaaatccaggctaacaacccacttatttaggatggcttttaaatcccagtagtatgatgacacttttatcttatcttattcgattttgttgtgtttttattgtttttattgttctttgttgtttttacttattgttctctttatttattatctgctgtaaagcactttggtacaccgaaacgactgttgtaaagggctgtataaataaagtacatttacatttacattttttccctgttaaaaaggttttttgtgggcaagtttttcctcactcgaaccgagggtctaaggacagagggagtCACTCCctgtctctatggactgagctactcaCTGATGACTAATtattacacaatgttttttaaattgtcctGCGAACCAATCGATCGAACCTTGTCTGTGGTGAAGAAAAGCTGCTATTAAGACAGCTACATacactaccagtcaaaagtttggacacaccttcatTAAGAGAAGGCCGAGGGTTTGCAGCGCTGTCAACAAAGCAAAGTGTGGCTGCTCTgagtaatctaaaatataatttcacactttttttgttcactacataattccatatgtgttcattcacagctttgatgtcttcagtgtatCTGCAATGTAAAGAGTcaggaaaataaaagcattaaatgagaaggtgtgtccaaacttctgACTGGTagtgtacctgtgtgtacttTGGTTATGTCACCTTTACTATACACACAGACTGCACTGTTATCCAGGCTATGAGGTGTTATCTAAAAAAGGAGCTGTGCATTTGATGTGGAAACACGTCATTTGCAGCAGAAATTAgttatttaattagttttttataAGACTATGTCGACGTTACAAACAGCAGACGTGATGAAGCAGTGAATCAGTCTTCATAAACACTACTTTAAACTCAGaaaacacacttgttttttattgtttacataaAGTGTcagcagctttttgtttttgtgagatTGACGCATTTGACGCACAGACGTCGACAGACCGACGTGTAACTCAAACACCGCTCCCTAACTGTggaaatataacataataataataaatgttgtcGAGGCTTACCTTGTTTTCTCACAGTTTGGAGTCACGCAGGTTTCATCACCGTCATCCGCTTCAGTTTTCCCGCAACTATCGTTTACTTCCGGCGGTTTGGTGTAATGTCACAGCGCCGCCTGTCGGCCCGGAGTGTGGACACATGCTGAACAGCACtgactataatataataagatagatagatctctatctctctagatagaacacacaaattaataatttaaatccattaaaacagtatatttttcttcttttcctgtccaaaatgatttaaataatcGTGGTATTACAGtctagacagatagatagatactgtcttttctttgatgtcttttagctt
The nucleotide sequence above comes from Larimichthys crocea isolate SSNF chromosome XVI, L_crocea_2.0, whole genome shotgun sequence. Encoded proteins:
- the LOC104930986 gene encoding breast cancer type 1 susceptibility protein homolog isoform X1, encoding MTTPKAKDVKKGISALWETLQCPICLDLMTTPVSTKCDHQFCKFCMMKLLDNAKQNRANCPVCKAKITKRSLQESPGFQTLVAGLQDMIQAYERDTGTNYFTGMCQQKGESGVTDAETTKQRDDMLSGDTPGSVHDHKENGNSDDLPKSHSSTVAAQKGFARLMGLEDTSPLTTENEGLDSGLGEAPPTSDKKMHSPTHNLESLETEISEVVEKATSTFKTRGQMRFAKLEKASLHPPLVLDETEHQPLRKSSRKKQKRDPEPDKILDQKRKKSLEKVAEWLMKVPTEESLELEKPNEDSDDSDSCSSTSTIDIKKINSDVNQRREGHAKALEEQVFGAVYKRDRRRTRTVSSPPNVFVKPPKTNKTTPETVDAADFVMKTSSEDKSESDMEEKQQMIEDIQDTCSDIFKESKQAMEENDINKYGEELNSLLESEKYNSKDEVPCPVSEICQQQPERKSKKRRCNTLQQVDSDLLDQAKAKPESAEQKKTDKRKGRNIRSEKGKPARVPNPLVLVGVQNGETSPETRPRSEVQVHIEHYASSEDQEIPVTRSTRRSKRLQVFAEEVKEEPKKANVKGKIPEKDSNVAKQSEDAKGGTSDKKGNMKKVAERNGCVYDEDLGGIEDMESDERASYLRRTEDAEESIAEVPNAEALSEATAACYVPVVPNSTSPAEASVVDPTLECPTVQFPNSVQLETETKRAGIENEEDKNDSEVDTEQLLRSFKATKRKSFHLGGPNVKRSRSSDQENGEADKNQCVRPSVESAKDQINTKISEITNQEAFRDNEDSSCSNLIPPSNSPGLRRKAAEKPDQVVVEASNPDSCSDEDNSVVSRNSASSPLPPNKVSTREIESPPLSVVPHVVNSGLCLTVAEPEELNEPTENQLDCSMKEEMRENISGCSSSGKHSVSAAGHISNAESSLTPDGVKEVIPDTKSGELSVHSSIQSMPQKRKRTRAQRLESSSDSSDCTGEELPPLTEIFRTSAPPSAATEDQGHAGETNRCEGVTAGGAERVSRPSACPSPDCVHSSQASVDLFGTPDECEVPVNDPTVESSQFSSEVLVTQQKVEMQKELLRLEKLMALVTEVLQEKEDSPAKEVISKTNQSSKLTGPDAHRPLECDEDISQGSDQKIVPEAEREPSEDKVVAQHSASKHSSTAEPAAQHSTHTAPSVKTTGASVTLSSTSAAKTLKSNGLRSDGQEDKENDTPVRDRSKAKVVLVSSGLGPSEQIMVKKFAKQVGGRVVSQVTAEVTHIIMHTDEQLVCERTLKYFLGIAGRKWVVSFQWISECFRQKKVLDESPFEVRGDVVNGPNHQGPMRARNTEDNNLLMKGYKICFQGPFTDMTTDQMEWMVELCGASVVKDPLLLNGKQKSHQLVIVQPGPESSPSTYSSLSRQATVVTRGWLLDTVATYTIQNLIKFTT
- the LOC104930986 gene encoding breast cancer type 1 susceptibility protein homolog isoform X2 — translated: MTTPKAKDVKKGISALWETLQCPICLDLMTTPVSTKCDHQFCKFCMMKLLDNAKQNRANCPVCKAKITKRSLQESPGFQTLVAGLQDMIQAYERDTGTNYFTGMCQQKGESGVTDAETTKQRDDMLSGDTPGSVHDHKENGNSDDLPKSHSSTVAAQKGFARLMGLEDTSPLTTENEGLDSGLGEAPPTSDKKMHSPTHNLESLETEISEVVEKATSTFKTRGQMRFAKLEKASLHPPLVLDETEHQPLRKSSRKKQKRDPEPDKILDQKRKKSLEKVAEWLMKVPTEESLELEKPNEDSDDSDSCSSTSTIDIKKINSDVNQRREGHAKALEEQVFGAVYKRDRRRTRTVSSPPNVFVKPPKTNKTTPETVDAADFVMKTSSEDKSESDMEEKQQMIEDIQDTCSDIFKESKQAMEENDINKYGEELNSLLESEKYNSKDEVPCPVSEICQQQPERKSKKRRCNTLQQVDSDLLDQAKAKPESAEQKKTDKRKGRNIRSEKGKPARVPNPLVLVGVQNGETSPETRPRSEVQVHIEHYASSEDQEIPVTRSTRRSKRLQVFAEEVKEEPKKANVKGKIPEKDSNVAKQSEDAKGGTSDKKGNMKKVAERNGCVYDEDLGGIEDMESDERASYLRRTEDAEESIAEVPNAEALSEATAACYVPVVPNSTSPAEASVVDPTLECPTVQFPNSVQLETETKRAGIENEEDKNDSEVDTEQLLRSFKATKRKSFHLGGPNVKRSRSSDQENGEADKNQCVRPSVESAKDQINTKISEITNQEAFRDNEDSSCSNLIPPSNSPGLRRKAAEKPDQVVVEASNPDSCSDEDNSVVSRNSASSPLPPNKVSTREIESPPLSVVPHVVNSGLCLTVAEPEELNEPTENQLDCSMKEEMRENISGCSSSGKHSVSAAGHISNAESSLTPDGVKEVIPDTKSGELSVHSSIQSMPQKRKRTRAQRLESSSDSSDCTGEELPPLTEIFRTSAPPSAATEDQGHAGETNRCEGVTAGGAERVSRPSACPSPDCVHSSQASVDLFGTPDECEVPVNDPTVESSQFSSEVLVTQQKVEMQKELLRLEKLMALVTEVLQEKEDSPAKEVISKTNQSSKLTGPDAHRPLECDEDISQGSDQKIVPEAEREPSEDKVVAQHSASKHSSTAEPAQHSTHTAPSVKTTGASVTLSSTSAAKTLKSNGLRSDGQEDKENDTPVRDRSKAKVVLVSSGLGPSEQIMVKKFAKQVGGRVVSQVTAEVTHIIMHTDEQLVCERTLKYFLGIAGRKWVVSFQWISECFRQKKVLDESPFEVRGDVVNGPNHQGPMRARNTEDNNLLMKGYKICFQGPFTDMTTDQMEWMVELCGASVVKDPLLLNGKQKSHQLVIVQPGPESSPSTYSSLSRQATVVTRGWLLDTVATYTIQNLIKFTT